Genomic DNA from Paenibacillus borealis:
GATTTCAATCGAAATCCTGCGTGAAGCAGGCCTGCGTCTGCCCAAGCCCATTGGCCCGGCAATGGGTATCGTTGGCGGTCTCATTATCGGCCAAGCTGCGGTAGAAGCGGGAATTGTCAGCCCGATTCTGGTCATTGTCGTTGCCGTTACGGCGATCTCTTCCTTCTCGGTTCCGATGTACAGTGCAGGGATCACCTTGAGATTTCTCCGCTTCTTCGCGATGTTCTTCGCCGCTACCTTCGGGCTGTACGGTGTAGTGCTGTTCTTCCTCCTGCTGAGCAGTCATCTGATTAAGCTCAAGAGCTTCGGTGTGCCTTATCTGAGCATGATCACCCCTAACCGGATGAGTGACCTTCGCGACTTTATTGTCAGGGTCCCGCTGCAGTTGATGAAGCGCCGTCCTTCCCTATTGGAGCCGAAAGAGAAGCTGCGTAAAAGATAAGCCACAGTGAAAGGGAGGTGAGCATGTGGTCACTAAAGCCCATGACAAAATTACAACGAGTCAAGCGACTATTATTATGGTGAACTACATTCTCGTAGCCGGGATATTCAGTCTCCCCCGGACCACCGTCCAGGCTGCAGGCACGCCCGATGTATGGATATCTATTATCCTGGGGGCGCTCTGTTCGATGGTAACAGGCGTGATTATCGCCAGACTCAGCCAGCGGTTTCCGGGCCAGACCTTTTATCAATACAGCACAAGTATTACCGGCAAACCGCTGGCCGTATTGCTCGGACTGGTTATCATCGGCTATTTCCTCGCAGTGTCCGGCTATGAGCTGCGAACCATGCAGGAGGTAACCATGTTCTTCCTCCTGGAAGGTACCCCTGCATGGGCAGTAGCAGGCTTGTTCCTGTGGGTCGCCCTTTACCTGTGCAGAGGGGGAATCAATGCTTTATCACGGCTAAGCAGACTAGTTGCTCCGCTGGCAGGTACCATATTCTTCGGCGTCTGCCTGCTTAGCCTGAAGGTGTTCGATCTGGACAATCTGCGGCCTGTGCTTGGAGAAGGGCTCTCTCCGGTCTGGAGAGGAGTTAAGCCAACGGCTCTAACCTATACAGCGGGCGAAGCTCTGCTGTTTATTGTTGCTTTTATGGACAAGCCCAAACGGGCAGGCAGAGTTCTCGTAATCGGAACGCTGATTTCAATGATTTTTTATTTGCTGGCTGTTGTGCTGACGATCGGGGCTTTTTCTGTAGAAGGAGTGGTTACCCGGACCTGGCCATTTATTGACCTGATCCGCAGCTTTGAAGTGAATCTGCTGTTCGAACGGTTTGAGTCGCTGCTGCTGGTAATCTGGATTATGCAGATTTTCTGTACGTTCTGCATCTCTTTTTATGGAGCGGCGCTGGGAGTCTCGCAAATCTTCAACCTCAAGCTGGATCATTGCTTATTCCTGCTGCTGCCGGTTGCATATCTCATCACGGAGGCCCCCCATAACATTAACAATTTATTTGCCTTCGGCACAGGGCTTGGCAATGTGGCGATTGTGCTGTTTGGACTGATTCCGCTGCCGCTGCTGCTCATTGCCTATATCAGGAGAGCCGGTTCATGAAGAGATTTATACTGTTGATTCTGTCGATAGCTCAAATCGTGCTGTTAACGGCCTGCTGGAGCAGCGCACCTATTGAGAATTTGAATATGGAAGTGGCGGTAGCGCTTGATGCAGCGGATGAGAGTAGGATTGAGGAGAAGTTCGAGGCTGAGGGCGGAGATTATTCCAAGCGTGAGCGGATCTCGGCGACTTATCAATTTATTGTGCCGCAAGGTGCCGTCGGTTCCAAAAAAGAGGGGGCAGCTTCAAGAAATTTCTACAATATGACCGAGACCGGCGATTCCATCTTCGAGGCCATACGTGAGCTCTCGCTGCGTACAAACCGCCAGCCGATCGGACATCACCTGAAGGTGATTGTCATTGGCGAGAAGCTGGCCCGTTCCACCAAGCTGTCGGAGCTGTTAGATTTCTTCAGCCGGGACAATGATATTCGCCCGAGTGTGCTGGTCCTGGTCAGCAAGGGAAAAGCCAAGGATGTACTGAACAATGTGCTGCCCGGCCAGACACCGGCCTTTGTGCTCGAAGGCATCTTCGGCAACCGTAACCGGAGCCTGCGTATCTGGGATCCGGTCACAATTACCAAGATCGTTGGCCCTCTACACAGCAAGAAGAGCTTTCTGCTCCAGAATGTCATTGCTGCAGAGAATGAAATGAAGTTTGCCGGAGCCGGAATCATTGACGGAGAGTCAGGCAAGCTCAGCGGTTTTTTGAATGAGAAGGAGCTGGAGGGTGTAGTCTGGCTTACAGGCAAGGGTAAAGGCGGTGTGCTCAAAACCCACAAGGATGATACCGGGAGGCTGATCACCTACGAAGTGAAAACGATGGTCAGCAGGATCAAGGCGGTCGTGGAGGATGGTCAAATTTCGTTCAATGTAAAGATTGAATCGAAAGGCAGATATGCTGAAACCTTCTCTACGGACGGGGACCGTCTGGATACGGCTTTTATGAGACGGGATGCTGTGGAGCTGGAGAAGGAGGTTAGGGAACTTGTAGAGGCAGTGGTTGCCAAAATGCAGCATGAGCTGCATGCCGATGTCGGCGGATTCGGTAAATCCCTGAGAATTCAGCATCCTGAGGTATGGGGCAAAGTGAAGGACCATTGGGATCAGACGTTCAGCGGGCTTCCGGTACACCTTGAGGTTAAACTTCAAATCGAAGAATACGGCGCTTCCGGCACAGCGACAGACTGAGAGCTCTTTAACTATTCATAAAATCCTGCACATAATACAACATTCCCCTTCCCATATCGGCACAAATCCAAAATTGTTGTATAAACTGCAGGATTTCATCTGCTTCAAGCAGCTTAGCAGGATTATTCTTGTATTTCATACAACAATCCTTCCGAATACCCGGTTATTTATGAATCAAAGTTGCAAAACGTACAACAATTATAGTGATAGTGTTTGCTAGAAAGTGTCCATTCGGCCGGCAACGAAACAAATGTAAGATATTGAAGTAATTCCGCTTCCGCCAGTTCCATAGCGATTATGCAGATGACAGATCCTATCCGGGTCTGTTTTTTTGCTATGTAGCCCTTTTACATAGAATACGCTCATCATGGTTTGTCTTGACTAAGGTTATCCTTTATGATGATCAATGGAATTGATTATCGCAATTATATAGAAATGCAGTAGATTCAGAAGAATAAAGCTCATTTGAGCTTGTTGAAAGGACGGCAAATATGCTCAGAAACTTCCGGCGATCCGCCATTATACTGTGTTTGCTTATTTTATCAGGATGTTCCAGCAACCAGAATCCAGCACTGCCGGATACAACCTCCCCAATCTCTTCAATTCCGCCAATTGCACCAGCTTCGCCAACTGTAAACGAACACCCGGAGGATGCTTTTAATGCCCACTACGTATCTGCAGCTGGAGATAATACTAACCCGGGAACGAAAGATTCACCCTGGAAGACCCTTCAGTATGCTGCCGATCATGCCGATCCGGGCAGTTACGTCTATATTCGCGGCGGCGTGTATCATCAGAAGCTGCGTATCTCAAGAGGAGGCTCGGCGGCGGCGGGTCCTGTCGTGTTCACCAGTTATCCTAATGAGACAGCAGTCCTTGACGGGGAAGGTCTGCCTGTTAACGGGCTGGATGGACTTATCGAGATTGATCAGGCAAGCTATGTAATCATTAGGGACCTTGAAATTCGCAACTATAAGACGGGTAACAGTGGTGAGGTGCCTGCGGGCATCTATATTCACGGCTCAGGGAAGTCTATCTCGTTACTGAATAACCGCATTCATTCCATCGCCAATACCGCCACACCTGAAGGGGACGAGCTTTCCGGGAGAGATGCCCACGGTATAGCCGTGTACGGTACCGAATCAGAAGAAGCCATATATGACCTGACCATTAACGGCAATGAAGTGTATGATTTGGTCCTCGGTTCCAGTGAAGCGCTGGCTGTGAATGGCAATGTGGATACTTTTGCGATTACGAACAATATCATTCATGACAATGATAACATCGGAATTGACCTGATCGGCTTTGAGGGTACGGCTGGAGACAGGGCGGCAGATCAGGCAAGGAACGGAACGGTACGGGGCAATATAGTCTACGGGATTTCTTCCAACAATAATCCGTCATATGGCGCTTCTGTGCCGAACGGCAGCAATGCGGCGGGCGGAATATACATCGACGGGGGCAGGTCAATCCTAGTGGTGGAGAATCGCGTATACGACAATGACATTGGGATTGAGCTTGCTTCCGAGCATAAGGGAAGTCTAACCAGCAGCATCACGGTACAAGACAACCTGATCTACCGCAATCGCCTGACCGGCATTGCAATGGGTGGTTATGACGGGGAGCGCGGTGGCACCAGCGATAGTACGGTTGTATCCAATACGCTGTATAAGAATGACCTGCTGGGCGACGGTAATGGACAATTGTATCTGCAGGCTAATTTAAGCGGCAATACGATTAGTAAGAACATTATTGTGGCTGGTAGTTCCAGCGTCTTTATCAGCAACGAGTACACGAGCAACACCAATAACACGGTGGACGGCAATCTTTATTATGCTGAGGCTGGAGCGGATGAGGGTTTCTGGGTTTGGAAAAAGAAAGCCTACACCGGCTTCGCCGATTACCAGCGCGGCACAGGGAATGATTCCGGCTCACGCTTTGCCGATCCGCTGTTCCAAGATGCCGCCCGTGATGACTTCCGGCTGGAGCCGGGTTCTCCTGCGTTGAACGGGGAAGCAATAGGGGAAGGAGCACAGCCATGATTTATTTGCGGAGCTTTAAGCTGTCTGATGAAATCGAGCGCAATCCCAACATCTACCCTGACCATGTTTTTAAACATATCGCCGGAGAGGTGTTGTTGTTTGACCGGATCACGGTGCTCTATGGCAATAACGGCAGCGGCAAATCCACGTTACTTAAGGTAATTTCAATAAGCATAAGCAGTTGTTTGAATGAGAGTGAGCAAAGCGAAACGTTTATCCGGTTCGCTTTTTTTGTGCCGATTTGCGTAAACGTTTTTACAAATTAAAAATTCCAATTTCAGCCACATACCATTTTAGATTCTCTTATTTCCCCCTAAAGATTCACCTTCAAAATTTGATAGCTATAAAACCGTCTAATGTCATATTATATGACACTTTAAATTGATAATTTCCATTATAATGAAATTATAAACCCCATACATAACTCAACCATGTTATATATACGAATTGAAAGCGTTTTTAATTTAAAATTTTATATATTTCCTATTGTAATCCGGAATATCTTGTACTAAAATGAACCTAGAAATTGCGTAAACGTTTTTGCAAATAAACAAAATATCACTGATTATAACGTTGATATAAAGCTCTAATTCTTGCGTAAACGTTATGACAGAAAGGAAAAATATGGCGGAGAAAGAACTGACAATTAAAGATGTGGCCAGACTTGCCGGTGTCTCGGTGGCAACGGTCTCCAGGGTCATGAATGGACGGGATCGCGTAAGTGATGCAACCCGTAAAAGAATCCTGAAGATCATCGAGGAGCTTAATTTCGTTCCGAATACGATGGCTGCGTCCATGGTCAACAAGAAGACCCATATGATTGCAGTTGTTGTCCCGGAAATCCAGAATCCGTTCTATACGGCCGTCATTGGCGGAACCGTTGAAGCAGCCAAGAAAGAGGGATTCTCTACGCTCGTTGTTTCTACATATAACGATGAAGCAGAGGAGGAAGAGTTCTTCGAAGGTTTTCTGGGGCGCAATGTTGACGGAATTATACTTATCGGTACGCATAAAGACGCCGGGTTCTACCGCAATATCCGCAAGCCTACAATTCTGGTAGACCGTTTTATCAACGATTGCGGACATGACGGTGTCCTGATTGATAATTTTCGCGGAGCTTACGAGGCGGTCAGACATTTTGTCGACTATGGTCATGATCGTATCGCCATCATCGACGGAGCGCATGACTTCAATGACGGCAAGGACCGGTATTGGGGCTATCATCAGGCACTACACGAGAAGGGGATCACACCAGATTCCAGTTATCATAAGCAAGGAAGATGGCTGGAGGAAGACGGATACAAGTTCACGATAGAGCTTATGCAGTCTGAACAGCCGCCCACAGCCATCTTCGCCACCAACAATGTGATCTGTACTGGTGCGATTAAAGCGATACGGGATTTGAATCTGCAGATTGGGGAAGACATTTCTTTAATAGGCTTTGACGAGAATGAGCTCGCCCAGTTTGTACAGCCCCAAGTGACTGTTGTCGGCAGACCGATGAGAGAGATGGGAATTCAAGCGACGGAAATGCTTATTCAGAAGATCAAGGCTCCGCCAATCGACTCATCCAAATTGAAAAAAGTGATCCTGGATGTGGAGCTGATTAAGCGGGGTTCAGTTAAGAAACTAAAGTAGAGCAGCCGGGAGGAAGCGTTATGACCAACATTCTTGTCGTAGGCAGCATGAATATGGATATTGTGACACGGGTGGGGCGGCTTCCTGTTCCCGGTGAAACGATACATGGTTTGGGGACTGATTTTCATGCCGGAGGAAAGGGAAGTAATCAGGCATATGCCGCCGCACGATCCGGGGCCAAGGTAGCCATGGCTGGAGGAGTAGGCTCCGACTCCTTTGGTTTAGAGATATGCAGGAAGCTCGAAGCGCAAGGGATTGATACCGCAGCTATTGCCGCTAAGCCGGAAACGACCGGGATCGCACTCATTACCACTGACTCTTCAGGAGAGAACAGCATTATCTTGTCACCGGGAGCTAACTATAGTTATGGCGTTGAAGATCTGGAAGCTCTGAATCTGTCCCTATACGATGTCATCCTCCTGCAGAATGAAATTCCCGGCACCGTAAATCGCAGGGTAATCGCTATGGCTGAAGCAGCAGGCATCCCCGTATGCATGAACCCGGCTCCGGTAACCGGATTTGACCGTGACCAGCTCAGAGGAATCCGCTTACTGATTATGAACGAAACCGAGGCGGAGGTACTGAGCGGGATACGGATTGCAGATTTCAGAGAGGCTATCAGCGCAGGCCGGATGTTATTGGAAGAAGGGATTCCGGAGTTAATTATTACACTGGGCAGCAAAGGCTCTCTCTATATGGATGGTGACGGGAAGATCATCGAGGTTCCTGCTTATCCTGTTGAAGCCGTGGACACTACAGCTGCAGGGGATACATTTATCGGAGCTTTCGCTTCTGTCTACTATGCGGGCAAAGAATTGGCAGACAGTCTGCATTATGCTGCAGCGGCTGCAGCGTTAACCGTCTCCGCTTCCGGGGCTCAAAGCTCTATTCCTGTCAAAGAACAGGTTTATGCTTTTCTTGAACAGGCCGGTTCCTAGTCGAAGATATTCAGCACTTACCGTAGAAATACAGAGTTTCTTGATGAAAAAGAGATCTGTATATCCATCCGCTTTCACGAATTAACGCTTTTATTTATTAAAGTATTGATCAAACCATGTTTCAGTATCGAATGAAAAAGGGGGTCTTAGCATGACTCGTCCAGTATTGACCATGGAGGGAATCAGTAAGGAATTCCCGGGTGTAAAAGCTTTGGCAGATGTTGATTTCGAGCTGTATCCGGGTGAAGTTCACGCACTTATGGGTGAGAATGGTGCCGGTAAATCCACGCTGATGAAAATTCTCTCCGGTGTATATCCGCCAACAGGGGGAACCATCAGGTTAAAAGGCACGGAAGCTGTCTTCGGCAGCCCGCTGGATGCCCAGCGCCAAGGCGTATCGATCATCCACCAGGAATTCAACCTGTTTACGAATCTGTCCGCAGCGGAGAATATATTCATCGACCGGCCGGAAATGGCCGGCAGATTCGGCAGGATCAAATGGTCCAGAATGGTTGAAGAGGCCCAAGCACTGGTCGATTCCATTGGCGGCGGCGACATCGATGTCCGTGAAGAGGTGCGGCATCTCGGTGTGCATAGCCAGCAGGTGGTCGAGATCGCCAAGGCGCTGTCCTTCAGGGCAGATGTGCTGATTATGGATGAGCCGTCTGCCGCATTGCCCGAGAATGAAGTCAAGAAGATGTTTGAAGTCATCCGCCGGCTGCGGTCACAGGGTGTAGCCATCGTGTATGTCTCCCACCGGATGAAGGAAATCTTTGAAATCGCAGATAAAGTCACAGTTCTGAGAGACGGCCGCAAAGTTGCTACTCAGCCTATCGGCGAAGTCACGGAACAGAGCTTAATTCAGATGATGGTCGGTAAAGAGGTCCAGCAGCTGTATCCTGTCCGCAAGCAGCCGTATGGGAAAGAGGTAGTGTTGAAGGTAAAAGATCTGTCCCTGGATGCCAGCCACAAGATCTCGTTTGAGCTTAGGAAAGGAGAAATCGTAGGGCTGTTCGGTATTCCGGGGTCAGGCTCGCATACGGTTGCCGAGCGTCTATTCGGACTGAAGCGGGGAACCGGGGAGATCGAAATTAATGGACGACCCGTTAAAATTACAAGTCCCAGTGATGCCAAAGCTAAAAAACTGGCCTATGTACCCCCGGACCGGCACCGCCAGGGCATTATTAAGCCGATGTCCATTAGGCAGAATATATCTTTTACCATGCTGCCCGAGCTGTCCAAGGGGCTGGTGCTGGACCGCAATGCCATTCAGCGTGTGAGCGCGGAGTATATGGGGAAGCTGCGGATCAAGGCGCCGGACGATAGCCAGACCGTGGATTTCTTAAGCGGAGGCAATCAGCAGAAGGTTGTGATCGGCAAATGGCTTGCAGCCCATCCGGATATTCTCATTCTTGAAGAACCGACGCGGGGCGTAGATGTGGGTGCCAAAGCGGAAATATACAGCATTATTCACGAGCTCGCCCGTGAAGGGTTAAGCATATTGCTTATTTCTTCTGAAATGCCGGAGGTTATCGGGCTCAGCGACCGGGTGCTGGTAATGTACCAAGGTGATATTGTACATGAATTTGCCCACGGAGAAGCCGATCAGGAGCAGCTGCTGCAGCGGGCATCACATCCGCGCGGGAAGGGAGGCGCCTTATGAAACGCATTTCTAATATACATGAAGCACCTATCATGATATTCACGGTCCTAGTCATCGTGCTTTTCTCCATCATTACACCGGACTTCTTCGCCATTAATAATCTCAAGCTTATTCTGGATCAGAATACGACCATGTTTATTGTAGCCATCGGGATGACCATGGTCATTCTGCTGGGAGGCATGGATTTATCTGTAGGCTCTGTCCTGGCTGTGACGGCAACTTCAGTCGGGCTGTTTCTAAGTAAAGGTGTCCCCCCCATAATAGCAGCCCTGCTTGGTGTAGTTATCGGTGTGCTTTGCGGAATGGTGAACGGATATTTTATCGCTGTAAGGAAAATCCCCGACATTATTGTCACTTTGGCTACCATGTATATTTTCCGGGGAGTCGCTGTCGGGATAAGCGGCGGAACGTGGATGAACAATTTCCCGGACAGCTTCCGCTTTTTCGGTCAAGGGATAGTGCTGGGGATTTCGTTTCCGCTGATTATAGCCCTGCTGCTGATCGCCGTATTTATCTATTTGCTGAAATACACCCGGGGAGGAAGAAGAATATATTCCGTCGGAGGCAACAGCTCCGCAGCCAAGCTGGCGGGCATTAATGTGGCCGGTACCAAGTTCAAAGTATATGTGTTAACCGGAATGCTGGTCGGAATCGCCTCCGTTATCTTTGCAGCCAAGGTAGGCAGTGTTCAGGCATCGACCGCAGGCAACAGCCTATCCTTCGAAGTCATGGCTGCTGTGCTGATTGGCGGAGGCAGCATCTTTGGCGGCGTAGGCACCATCGGCGGAACGATGCTCGGCGTACTCTTCATGGGCATCGTCAAGAATGGCCTGATTATTGCGAAGGTATCTCCGTTCTGGGTAGATGCAACGACCGGGTTCCTGATCATCCTGGCTATCGTTATCAATACGCTGCAGCGGGCTCGACAAAATAAAGGGAAAGAAGGGGATCTGGTATGAAAACCTGGACAAGCCGTCTGCCGCTCAAATCGAATACGCTGCTCGTTCAGCTATCCCTGCTGTTGTTCATCCTAATCCTGTTCAGCTTCCTTTCCCCCTATTTCTTATCTGTCACCAACTTTATGAATGTGCTGAACCAGATGGTGGAGGTCGGGCTTATCGCCATACCGATGACGCTGATCATTATTTCCGGTGCGATGGATCTGTCGGTCGGGTCGATTCTTGCTTTCTCTGCTGTCACGATGGGAGTTGCCTTTGAGCGCGGCTTCAACATCTGGATATGCGTCATATTCGGCCTGCTGGCGGGTCTGATGTGCGGAGCCGTTAACGGTTATCTTATTGCAAGGCATAGGATGCAGGCAATTGTCGTCACCATCGGGATGCTGGTTATGCTCCGGGGTCTGGTCTATGTCATCAATGAAGGCAGACCGATCAGCGGCTATCCCGATTCCTTCTACTTCCTTGGACAGCATTACATTGCCGGCATTCCATTTAATGCAATTGTTCTGGTCGTGTTGTTCCTGATTGCCAGCTTTGTAATGAAGAAAACGAAGTACGGCACCTACATCTACGGAATCGGCAATAACGAAGAGGTCGTACGCTATTCCGGTATTCCGGTAGTCCGTATCCGTTTTGCACTCTTTATGCTCAGCGGGTTGTTCTCTGCACTGGCGGGTGTATTCCTGGTGTCACGGCTGGCAAGCGCCGAAGCGACATCGGGTACCAATATAGAGCTGGATGTCATCACAGCTACTCTGATAGGCGGCACTCATATTTTTGGAGGGAGGGGAAGTCTTACCGGCACATTCGTCGGTCTGCTGATTATTGTGTTCTTGCGTAACGGTCTGAATTTGCTGGGCGTTTCGGTGCTGTATCAGGCAGTCATTTTAGGAGCCCTGCTGCTGCTTGCGGTAGGAAATAAAAAAATTAGTGGAGAGTGAACCCTATGAAAAAAATGACATTGGCGTTACTGACTGGCGTACTTGCTTTGAGCTTGACTGCTTGTGGAAATGCAGGGAATTCTCCGACGGATACCGGGTCCCAGGGCAACAATGGGGCTGCGGCTTCCGGCACTAGAACCTACTTCATCAACCCGAAATCGATCGGGCCCGCTTACTGGGCTGCTGCGGAGAAAGGGGCCAAGCAGGCGGCTGAGGAAATGGGTGTTGAGGTTGTATTCAATGCACCAACCGAGGCGGATTCGTCCAAACAGATCAACATGATCCAGGACATGCTGACCCGTAAGGTGAGCGGAATCGGTGTATCTCCGAACGATGCCAAGGCAGTGGGGCCTGTCTTCAAGAAAGCGGCTGACCAGGATGTGAAGATCGTCACCTGGGACAGCGATGCACCGGATACCGACCGTCAATATTATGTAGCCCCGGCCACTGACGAAGAAGTCGGAGAACTGCTGGCTAAGACCATTGGTGAAGAGATGGGCGGCAAGGGGCAGGTTGCCTTCATGGTGGCAGGTCTCGGCTCCCAGAATCAGATTGCCAAATCGGATGCGGCCAAAGCCTATTTCGCAGCTAACTATCCTGACATCGAACTGGTAACAACGGTATCCAGCGATGATGACCAGCAAAAGGCCTATGCCAATGCGCAGAACTTAATCCAGACCTATCCGGATCTCAGCGGGATTATCGGGTTTGCGGGCGGTGAACCGCCGGCAGCAGCTGAGGTCGTTGAACAGGCGGTGAAGGCGGGCACCATTGAGCAGGGGCAGATCGCCATTACAGGCATTGCTGTTCCAAGTGTTGTGAAGAACTATATCGCTAACGGCACGATCAAAACAGATATTATCTGGGACCCGGCCAAGCTTGCTTATACTACCGTTTATATTCTGGACCAGCTGGCACAGGGCAATGAAATTAAGGACGGGATGGAAATTCCGACCGTGGGCGCTGTCAAAGTGGACGGACAGAATGTATTCATCGGCACGCTTGAAGTCACCAGTGAAAATGTGGACAGCTTTGACTTCTAGTCAAAGCCGGAATGGAGGCAGCTTATATGGAACATAAAGTCATCATAGAAGATTTGACAGGAACCGCGTTTGCCCCGTATGGCAAAGTTATTGATCTGCCCGCAGATGAGCCGTCCAAGACAGGTGACGGCTGGAACTGCTGGAGTTATATTCAGATGCTGGATGTGTCGGAGCCCATCGGCTTCGGCTTGGTTGAAACACAGCAGCGTGCCTTCGTAGTCACTGCGATGGAGCGGCATGTAAGCCGTGAAGAGCTGCTGCTCACCTTCGACCGGGAGATTATTCAGCCCGTTGCCTGCTGCAACGACATCGACGACCCGGAGGAGCAGCCTGATCCTAGGGCGGTGAAATGCTTCCGCATTAAGCCGGGACAAGCGATTGTCATCGGCCGCGGAGTCTGGCACAGCCCGGCCTATCCGGCGTCCGAAGATGCCCGTTATCTCTTCGCCATCGAGAAGAAGAAGGACAAATTTGGAGATGAGATGGTCAATCCGTGGGTAGATTTCATCGGCGGTGACACCATCCGGTTTGCATAAACGTTAAGACTACAGCTGATGCCGTTCCGCCGGGAACCTTCCCGGTGAAGACGGCCAAGAAGGAGCAGAGATGATGAATCAGGAACAGCAGGTCATGGAATGGATTGAAGATCATCAGGAGGAAATCCTTGAATTTTTGCAGCAGCTGATCCAAATCCCC
This window encodes:
- a CDS encoding spore germination protein → MVTKAHDKITTSQATIIMVNYILVAGIFSLPRTTVQAAGTPDVWISIILGALCSMVTGVIIARLSQRFPGQTFYQYSTSITGKPLAVLLGLVIIGYFLAVSGYELRTMQEVTMFFLLEGTPAWAVAGLFLWVALYLCRGGINALSRLSRLVAPLAGTIFFGVCLLSLKVFDLDNLRPVLGEGLSPVWRGVKPTALTYTAGEALLFIVAFMDKPKRAGRVLVIGTLISMIFYLLAVVLTIGAFSVEGVVTRTWPFIDLIRSFEVNLLFERFESLLLVIWIMQIFCTFCISFYGAALGVSQIFNLKLDHCLFLLLPVAYLITEAPHNINNLFAFGTGLGNVAIVLFGLIPLPLLLIAYIRRAGS
- a CDS encoding Ger(x)C family spore germination protein; this translates as MKRFILLILSIAQIVLLTACWSSAPIENLNMEVAVALDAADESRIEEKFEAEGGDYSKRERISATYQFIVPQGAVGSKKEGAASRNFYNMTETGDSIFEAIRELSLRTNRQPIGHHLKVIVIGEKLARSTKLSELLDFFSRDNDIRPSVLVLVSKGKAKDVLNNVLPGQTPAFVLEGIFGNRNRSLRIWDPVTITKIVGPLHSKKSFLLQNVIAAENEMKFAGAGIIDGESGKLSGFLNEKELEGVVWLTGKGKGGVLKTHKDDTGRLITYEVKTMVSRIKAVVEDGQISFNVKIESKGRYAETFSTDGDRLDTAFMRRDAVELEKEVRELVEAVVAKMQHELHADVGGFGKSLRIQHPEVWGKVKDHWDQTFSGLPVHLEVKLQIEEYGASGTATD
- a CDS encoding right-handed parallel beta-helix repeat-containing protein, encoding MLILSGCSSNQNPALPDTTSPISSIPPIAPASPTVNEHPEDAFNAHYVSAAGDNTNPGTKDSPWKTLQYAADHADPGSYVYIRGGVYHQKLRISRGGSAAAGPVVFTSYPNETAVLDGEGLPVNGLDGLIEIDQASYVIIRDLEIRNYKTGNSGEVPAGIYIHGSGKSISLLNNRIHSIANTATPEGDELSGRDAHGIAVYGTESEEAIYDLTINGNEVYDLVLGSSEALAVNGNVDTFAITNNIIHDNDNIGIDLIGFEGTAGDRAADQARNGTVRGNIVYGISSNNNPSYGASVPNGSNAAGGIYIDGGRSILVVENRVYDNDIGIELASEHKGSLTSSITVQDNLIYRNRLTGIAMGGYDGERGGTSDSTVVSNTLYKNDLLGDGNGQLYLQANLSGNTISKNIIVAGSSSVFISNEYTSNTNNTVDGNLYYAEAGADEGFWVWKKKAYTGFADYQRGTGNDSGSRFADPLFQDAARDDFRLEPGSPALNGEAIGEGAQP
- a CDS encoding AAA family ATPase, yielding MIYLRSFKLSDEIERNPNIYPDHVFKHIAGEVLLFDRITVLYGNNGSGKSTLLKVISISISSCLNESEQSETFIRFAFFVPICVNVFTN
- a CDS encoding LacI family DNA-binding transcriptional regulator, translating into MAEKELTIKDVARLAGVSVATVSRVMNGRDRVSDATRKRILKIIEELNFVPNTMAASMVNKKTHMIAVVVPEIQNPFYTAVIGGTVEAAKKEGFSTLVVSTYNDEAEEEEFFEGFLGRNVDGIILIGTHKDAGFYRNIRKPTILVDRFINDCGHDGVLIDNFRGAYEAVRHFVDYGHDRIAIIDGAHDFNDGKDRYWGYHQALHEKGITPDSSYHKQGRWLEEDGYKFTIELMQSEQPPTAIFATNNVICTGAIKAIRDLNLQIGEDISLIGFDENELAQFVQPQVTVVGRPMREMGIQATEMLIQKIKAPPIDSSKLKKVILDVELIKRGSVKKLK
- the rbsK gene encoding ribokinase, yielding MTNILVVGSMNMDIVTRVGRLPVPGETIHGLGTDFHAGGKGSNQAYAAARSGAKVAMAGGVGSDSFGLEICRKLEAQGIDTAAIAAKPETTGIALITTDSSGENSIILSPGANYSYGVEDLEALNLSLYDVILLQNEIPGTVNRRVIAMAEAAGIPVCMNPAPVTGFDRDQLRGIRLLIMNETEAEVLSGIRIADFREAISAGRMLLEEGIPELIITLGSKGSLYMDGDGKIIEVPAYPVEAVDTTAAGDTFIGAFASVYYAGKELADSLHYAAAAAALTVSASGAQSSIPVKEQVYAFLEQAGS
- a CDS encoding sugar ABC transporter ATP-binding protein, translating into MTRPVLTMEGISKEFPGVKALADVDFELYPGEVHALMGENGAGKSTLMKILSGVYPPTGGTIRLKGTEAVFGSPLDAQRQGVSIIHQEFNLFTNLSAAENIFIDRPEMAGRFGRIKWSRMVEEAQALVDSIGGGDIDVREEVRHLGVHSQQVVEIAKALSFRADVLIMDEPSAALPENEVKKMFEVIRRLRSQGVAIVYVSHRMKEIFEIADKVTVLRDGRKVATQPIGEVTEQSLIQMMVGKEVQQLYPVRKQPYGKEVVLKVKDLSLDASHKISFELRKGEIVGLFGIPGSGSHTVAERLFGLKRGTGEIEINGRPVKITSPSDAKAKKLAYVPPDRHRQGIIKPMSIRQNISFTMLPELSKGLVLDRNAIQRVSAEYMGKLRIKAPDDSQTVDFLSGGNQQKVVIGKWLAAHPDILILEEPTRGVDVGAKAEIYSIIHELAREGLSILLISSEMPEVIGLSDRVLVMYQGDIVHEFAHGEADQEQLLQRASHPRGKGGAL
- a CDS encoding ABC transporter permease encodes the protein MKRISNIHEAPIMIFTVLVIVLFSIITPDFFAINNLKLILDQNTTMFIVAIGMTMVILLGGMDLSVGSVLAVTATSVGLFLSKGVPPIIAALLGVVIGVLCGMVNGYFIAVRKIPDIIVTLATMYIFRGVAVGISGGTWMNNFPDSFRFFGQGIVLGISFPLIIALLLIAVFIYLLKYTRGGRRIYSVGGNSSAAKLAGINVAGTKFKVYVLTGMLVGIASVIFAAKVGSVQASTAGNSLSFEVMAAVLIGGGSIFGGVGTIGGTMLGVLFMGIVKNGLIIAKVSPFWVDATTGFLIILAIVINTLQRARQNKGKEGDLV